From the Deltaproteobacteria bacterium genome, the window AACACCTGTTTCCTCGGAAAGCTTCTTGAAATAGTCGATAACATCAATCCCCAGGCGAAGTGTTACTTGCTTCTTAAGATATTTCGCATAAGGATTCTTTCTTGATTTTGAAAAATCGTATTCTTTTCTCATGATAAAAAACTCC encodes:
- a CDS encoding BrnA antitoxin family protein, which codes for MRKEYDFSKSRKNPYAKYLKKQVTLRLGIDVIDYFKKLSEETGVPYQNLINLYLQDCAHSQKKLKLKWAS